A segment of the Synechococcus sp. CBW1002 genome:
AGTCGGCCCAGATGCCCCAGCGGCGAAACCCGGCCTTCTGGCCCTCCACCTGCTCGAGCGCATAGGCGTGGGCCTTGCGCCGCAGCGCGATCGGCGTGAGGGCCTGGCGTTCGCTGCTGCTGAGGCTCTGCAGCACCTTCAGCTCGATCGGCAGGCCGTGGCAGTCCCAGCCCGGCACGAAGCGGCAGCGCCTGCCCTGCAACAGGGCGGTTTTGTTGATGATGTCCTTGAGGATCTTGTTGAGGGCGTGACCCGCGTGCAGGGCGCCATTGGCGTAGGGCGGCCCGTCATGCAGGGTGAAGCGTTCTCCCGGATTCTCGCGGCTGAGACGCTCGTAGATCCGCTGCTCGGCCCAGAAACGCTGCAGCTCCGGCTCCCGCACCTTGGCATTGGCCCGCATGCCGAAGGGCGTCTGCAGGAGGTTGAGGGTGTCCTTGTAGGACACCTCTGCGGTGGGGCCCGCGGCCGCAGCCGGATCGGAGGACGAGGGGGAGGCCGGGCTGGCGGTCACGACGCCTCGGTGCAGCAAGGCGCGATTATCCCGTCCCGCTGCATTTGCCCCGGCGTGACGGCGCTCTGGCACGCCGGTGTCTTCGGTGTCAGGGTGCTTCTGGCGTGGAGCGGAGCAGCGCGTCGACATCCTCGAAGCTGCGCACCACTGGGGCCGATCCCGCCGCGATCTGGGCTTTGGTTGCGGGATCGGCTTCGGCTTCGGTTTCAGCTTCGGTTTCGGTTTCGCCGGCTTCGGGGCCGGTTTCAGGGTCCGCTGCTGTCGGTGTCTGAACCGAAGCAGCCTCCGGAACCGAAACAGGAATTTGCGGTTCTGATGGCTCCGGGGTGAGGTCGGAGTCGGAGGGGTTGAGGTCGTCCTCCGGGGCAGGGCTGGGCGCTGCAGCTGTCCCCGCCGGCTGGGTTTCGGCCTCATGCCTGGGGGCAGTCAGGGGAGGGATCGATCCGTCGGACTCTGGGCTGGTTTCCAGCGCAGGCTGGTGCTTGGTGGCCCCATCGGTCTCGGGGCTGTGCTGGGGCGCGGGCTCCTGGCCCTGCAGGCCATCAGCACCGGGGTTGCGCTCGGCCCCAGGGTTGGAGTCCATGTCGGCGCTGGCTTCC
Coding sequences within it:
- a CDS encoding Ycf66 family protein, coding for MLATLGGSLALLLGLAVLLLPLLAQELSRPRDAVWGAVVLLLGLVLVTSADRLVGAPMVAVLCGGLLIGRLGSEVGQARWRQLTPEEQQRLWSLERWRTSLQQLLVAVGKLIELVMGLATGLASWIQERRQPRSVTKRWVRQEPGATDSSRDSSDQEASADMDSNPGAERNPGADGLQGQEPAPQHSPETDGATKHQPALETSPESDGSIPPLTAPRHEAETQPAGTAAAPSPAPEDDLNPSDSDLTPEPSEPQIPVSVPEAASVQTPTAADPETGPEAGETETEAETEAEADPATKAQIAAGSAPVVRSFEDVDALLRSTPEAP